A genomic window from Elaeis guineensis isolate ETL-2024a chromosome 3, EG11, whole genome shotgun sequence includes:
- the LOC105040293 gene encoding uncharacterized protein translates to MAKKSKSEATRLDEVDRSVYSTFCSAANSLSQIYTQAMAQQKVSFQAGERHALEKLYQWILRQNEGGARVTAADVVAYLQNEIDYGGEDVSMSPRLQFPSHPQPTMHFTNTNNQASSGVSGPTVVGLASRIGHSDQTKNPVFSNALSSPVPYSLQPYHLAQGGGYYPNGVPLNGSGTRNNEVVFPNQIRGSNSLSSNDLSMDMHSDSPSHESY, encoded by the exons ATGGCGAAGAAGAGCAAGTCGGAGGCGACGCGGCTGGACGAGGTGGATCGGAGCGTGTATTCGACCTTCTGCAGCGCGGCGAACTCGTTGTCTCAGATCTACACGCAGGCGATGGCGCAGCAGAAGGTCTCCTTCCAGGCCGGAGAGCGCCACGCCCTG GAGAAACTCTACCAATGGATTCTGAGACAGAATGAGGGTGGGGCAAGGGTGACTGCAGCAGATGTCGTTGCTTATTTGCAG AACGAGATTGATTATGGCGGAGAGGATGTGTCAATGTCTCCAAGGCTGCAATTTCCTAGCCATCCTCAACCCACAATGCACTTTACGAACACAAACAACCAGGCCTCTTCTGGTGTTTCTGGACCAACAGTAGTTGGACTTGCCTCACGGATTGGGCATTCTGATCAAACGAAGAACCCAGTTTTCTCAAATGCTCTCTCCAGCCCTGTTCCTTATAGTCTGCAGCCTTATCACCTAGCCCAGGGTGGAGGATATTATCCAAATGGTGTCCCGCTAAATGGAAGTGGAACTCGGAACAATGAAGTTGTCTTTCCTAATCAAATCCGGGGCTCTAACTCCCTCAGttccaatgacttatctatggatatGCATTCAGATAGCCCATCTCATGAATCCTATTGA